From one Ferrovibrio sp. MS7 genomic stretch:
- a CDS encoding BolA family protein encodes MGAIQDRIRHKLTEALAPLALEIEDQSSRHAGHAGMKGLKPEETHFEVRVVSAAFQGQNRVARQRLIYKLLAAELADGVHALALTALTPDEAGKSLS; translated from the coding sequence ATGGGCGCGATCCAGGACCGTATCCGACACAAGCTGACCGAGGCGCTGGCGCCGCTGGCCCTCGAAATCGAGGACCAGTCGAGCCGCCATGCCGGCCATGCCGGCATGAAGGGGCTGAAGCCTGAGGAAACCCATTTCGAGGTGCGGGTGGTATCGGCGGCTTTCCAGGGCCAGAACCGCGTGGCGCGGCAGCGGCTGATCTACAAGCTGCTGGCGGCAGAGCTGGCCGATGGCGTGCACGCCCTGGCGCTGACCGCCCTCACCCCGGACGAAGCGGGAAAAAGCCTGTCATAA
- the cobS gene encoding cobaltochelatase subunit CobS: protein MPDMPDVKISVRDVFGIDSDMTVPGFSHRSEHVPDLDSTYRFDRETTLAILAGFAYNRRVMVQGYHGTGKSTHIEQVAARLNWPCVRVNLDSHISRIDLVGKDAIVLRDGKQVTEFREGILPWALQSPVALVFDEYDAGRPDVMFVIQRVLEVEGKLTLLDQNRVIRPHKAFRLFSTANTIGLGDTTGLYHGTQQINQGQMDRWSIVTTLNYLPAEDEVAIVAAKSPSYQDAAGRKTLSQMVAVAELTRAGFINGDISTVMSPRTVITWAENARIFGGVGFAFRVTFLNKCDELERATVAEYYQRCFGEELPETAAKVDLK, encoded by the coding sequence ATGCCGGACATGCCCGATGTGAAGATTTCCGTGCGCGATGTATTCGGCATCGACAGCGACATGACGGTGCCGGGCTTCTCGCATCGCTCGGAGCATGTGCCCGACCTCGACAGCACCTACCGCTTCGACCGCGAGACCACCCTCGCCATCCTGGCCGGTTTTGCCTATAACCGCCGCGTCATGGTTCAGGGTTACCATGGTACTGGCAAATCCACTCATATCGAGCAGGTTGCCGCCCGCCTCAATTGGCCCTGCGTGCGCGTCAACCTCGACAGCCATATCAGCCGTATCGATCTCGTCGGCAAGGATGCCATCGTGCTGCGCGACGGCAAGCAGGTGACCGAGTTCCGCGAAGGCATTCTGCCCTGGGCGCTGCAATCGCCGGTCGCCCTGGTGTTCGACGAATACGATGCCGGCCGCCCGGACGTGATGTTCGTGATTCAGCGTGTGCTGGAAGTAGAGGGCAAGCTCACCCTGCTCGACCAGAACCGCGTCATCCGTCCGCACAAGGCCTTCCGTCTGTTCTCCACCGCCAACACCATCGGCCTTGGCGACACCACCGGGCTCTATCATGGCACGCAGCAGATCAATCAGGGCCAGATGGACCGCTGGTCGATCGTCACCACGCTGAACTACCTGCCGGCCGAGGATGAAGTCGCCATCGTGGCGGCGAAGTCGCCGAGCTACCAGGATGCGGCGGGCCGCAAGACCCTGTCGCAGATGGTGGCGGTGGCCGAACTGACCCGCGCCGGCTTCATCAACGGCGATATCTCCACCGTGATGAGCCCGCGCACCGTGATCACCTGGGCCGAGAATGCGCGCATCTTCGGCGGTGTCGGTTTCGCCTTCCGCGTCACATTCCTCAATAAGTGCGACGAACTGGAGCGCGCCACGGTGGCGGAATACTACCAGCGCTGCTTTGGCGAGGAACTGCCGGAGACGGCGGCGAAGGTCGACCTGAAGTAA
- a CDS encoding ribbon-helix-helix domain-containing protein, producing MAPLRPVRPSLVTRNIRLGLMRTSVRLEQQEWQALEHICLLEGLDRHGFAARVQADPARRENTLTSRLRCAILAYCMKAAGFGGSSLGSHYPRAISSNSGKVANETRVETTTRPATAVASRA from the coding sequence GTGGCACCGCTTCGCCCGGTGCGCCCCAGCCTGGTCACCCGCAATATCCGGCTCGGCCTGATGCGGACCAGCGTGCGGCTGGAGCAGCAGGAATGGCAGGCGCTGGAGCATATCTGCCTGTTGGAGGGCCTCGACCGCCATGGCTTCGCGGCCCGGGTGCAGGCCGATCCGGCGCGGCGCGAGAACACACTCACCTCGCGGCTGCGCTGCGCCATCCTGGCCTATTGCATGAAGGCCGCCGGCTTCGGCGGTAGCTCGCTAGGCAGCCACTATCCCAGGGCGATCAGCAGCAACAGCGGCAAGGTGGCGAACGAGACCAGGGTGGAAACCACCACCAGGCCGGCCACGGCGGTGGCATCGCGGGCATAG
- the cobT gene encoding cobaltochelatase subunit CobT encodes MAGKPESPIEPFKRALGNATRSISGERELQVTFGPETPGLRGLRARLPVPGRDLPAAEVAQLRGLADSMALRLKHHDDKLHSKLLPQGGTARAVFDAVEQARVEAIGSNRMPGMAQNLTAALEDRCKNRGFQKVKDRSEAPLAEAVGLMARERLTGQAVPETARTMVEMWRGFIEEKGGSDLDRLLGSLHDQRAFAKLARKLIKDLDLADEESGDMSEDDENSDQDSQGQQPQSQSEGEDSQDGESSASGEQQAEASDAGGGEAAEMEAEAGMEQQVAGAGEEAGKGRRPPMGDNYGANREQTYKAFTKQFDEVVEADDLCDAEELARLRHHLDQQLNHLQSVVGRLANRLQRRLLAKQTRSWDFDLEEGILDAARLARIVANPTLSLSYKEEKETDFRDTVVSLLIDNSGSMRGRPITVAAMCADILARTLERCAVKVEILGFTTRAWKGGQSREKWLNENKPAAPGRLNDLRHIVYKGADAPWRRARRNLGLMLREGLLKENIDGEALMWAHDRLLGRPEQRRILMVISDGAPVDDSTLSVNPGNYLDRHLRETIEWIERRSPVELTAIGIGHDVTRYYRRAVTIVDAEQLGGVMMERLAELFEDDPGAKGAGAGRGRGRSRAA; translated from the coding sequence ATGGCCGGCAAGCCGGAATCGCCCATCGAGCCGTTCAAACGGGCGCTTGGCAATGCCACGCGCTCGATTTCGGGCGAGCGCGAATTGCAGGTCACGTTCGGGCCGGAAACCCCGGGCCTGCGCGGCCTGCGCGCCCGCCTGCCGGTGCCGGGCCGCGATCTGCCGGCGGCCGAGGTGGCGCAGTTGCGCGGCTTGGCCGATTCCATGGCTTTGCGGCTGAAGCATCACGACGACAAGCTGCATTCCAAGCTGCTGCCTCAGGGCGGCACCGCGCGCGCGGTGTTCGATGCCGTGGAACAGGCGCGGGTGGAAGCCATCGGCTCCAACCGCATGCCGGGCATGGCGCAGAATCTCACCGCCGCGCTGGAAGATCGCTGCAAGAATCGCGGCTTCCAGAAGGTCAAGGACCGTTCCGAGGCACCGCTGGCCGAGGCCGTGGGCCTGATGGCGCGCGAACGTCTTACCGGCCAGGCCGTGCCGGAAACCGCGCGCACCATGGTGGAGATGTGGCGCGGCTTCATCGAGGAGAAGGGCGGCAGCGATCTCGACCGCCTGCTCGGCTCGCTGCATGACCAGCGCGCCTTCGCCAAGCTGGCGCGCAAGCTGATCAAGGACCTCGACCTCGCCGACGAAGAGAGCGGCGACATGTCGGAGGATGACGAGAATTCCGACCAGGATAGCCAGGGCCAGCAGCCGCAGAGCCAGTCTGAAGGCGAGGACAGCCAGGATGGCGAATCCTCCGCCTCCGGCGAACAGCAGGCGGAAGCCTCCGATGCCGGCGGCGGCGAGGCCGCCGAGATGGAAGCCGAAGCCGGCATGGAGCAGCAGGTCGCTGGCGCGGGCGAGGAGGCCGGCAAGGGCCGCCGCCCGCCGATGGGCGATAATTACGGCGCCAACCGCGAGCAGACCTACAAGGCCTTCACCAAGCAGTTCGACGAGGTGGTGGAAGCCGACGATCTTTGCGATGCCGAGGAACTGGCCCGCCTGCGCCATCATCTCGACCAGCAGCTCAATCACCTGCAAAGCGTGGTCGGCCGGCTGGCCAACCGGCTGCAGCGCCGACTGCTGGCGAAACAGACCCGCTCTTGGGATTTCGACCTCGAGGAAGGCATTCTCGATGCGGCGCGGCTGGCGCGCATCGTTGCCAACCCCACGCTCTCGCTTTCCTACAAGGAAGAGAAGGAAACCGATTTCCGCGATACGGTCGTGTCGCTGCTGATCGACAATTCCGGTTCGATGCGCGGTCGCCCGATCACGGTGGCGGCGATGTGTGCCGATATCCTGGCGCGCACGCTGGAACGCTGCGCCGTGAAGGTCGAAATCCTCGGCTTCACCACCCGCGCCTGGAAGGGCGGCCAGAGCCGCGAGAAGTGGCTGAACGAGAACAAGCCGGCAGCCCCGGGCCGCCTCAACGATCTGCGCCACATTGTCTACAAGGGCGCCGATGCGCCCTGGCGCCGCGCCCGGCGCAATCTCGGCCTGATGCTGCGCGAGGGCCTGCTGAAAGAAAATATCGATGGCGAGGCGCTGATGTGGGCGCATGACCGCCTGCTTGGTCGCCCGGAGCAGCGCCGTATCCTGATGGTGATTTCGGATGGCGCGCCGGTGGATGATTCCACGCTCTCGGTCAATCCCGGCAATTATCTCGACCGCCATCTACGCGAGACCATCGAATGGATCGAGCGCCGCTCGCCGGTCGAACTCACCGCCATCGGCATCGGCCATGACGTGACGCGTTACTACCGCCGCGCTGTTACTATCGTGGACGCCGAGCAACTCGGTGGCGTGATGATGGAGCGTCTGGCGGAATTGTTCGAGGACGATCCCGGCGCCAAGGGTGCCGGCGCTGGCCGCGGTCGCGGACGTTCGCGCGCCGCCTGA
- a CDS encoding MraY family glycosyltransferase → MIEPTWPFALGFGLLAAIGTMLLLVPLIIWLKTRAVLDMPNARSSHTEPTPRGGGIAVVAIILALGLPWITLAEQWGQGMLLVGMLVLALLFWFDDRLKGLPILLRMGAQALAVALVLGQLPAEATVTQGLVPLWFERLVCFLAWLWFVNLFNFMDGINGITGIEMAGIGIGLAACGWLAGFGGGYAGLALIVAGAGLGFLRRNWGRADVFMGDVGSVPVGFLLGGLLLQAALSGLWAAAIILPLYYWVDATFTLLKRALRGEKFWQAHRQHFYQQAARKAGAHAPVAAKIGGLNLALILLALAAQIGPQPWSTVAALLLGLLFVLALCRHFQE, encoded by the coding sequence GTGATCGAACCGACCTGGCCCTTTGCGCTTGGTTTCGGCCTGCTGGCGGCCATCGGCACCATGCTGCTGCTGGTGCCGCTGATCATCTGGCTCAAGACCCGCGCCGTGCTCGATATGCCCAACGCGCGATCCAGCCACACCGAGCCGACGCCGCGTGGCGGCGGCATTGCCGTGGTGGCGATTATTCTCGCCCTGGGCCTGCCCTGGATCACTCTGGCCGAGCAATGGGGCCAGGGCATGCTGCTGGTCGGCATGCTGGTGCTGGCTTTGCTGTTCTGGTTCGACGACCGCCTGAAGGGTCTGCCGATCCTGCTGCGCATGGGCGCGCAGGCGCTGGCCGTGGCGCTGGTGCTCGGGCAGTTGCCGGCGGAAGCGACGGTGACGCAAGGACTGGTGCCGCTGTGGTTCGAGCGTCTGGTCTGCTTCCTCGCCTGGCTATGGTTCGTCAACCTGTTCAATTTCATGGATGGCATCAACGGCATCACCGGCATCGAGATGGCCGGCATCGGCATCGGTCTGGCGGCCTGCGGCTGGCTTGCCGGTTTCGGCGGCGGCTATGCCGGCCTGGCGCTGATCGTGGCTGGCGCCGGACTCGGTTTTCTGCGCCGCAATTGGGGCAGGGCAGATGTCTTCATGGGCGATGTCGGCTCGGTGCCGGTCGGTTTCCTGCTCGGCGGCCTGCTGTTGCAGGCGGCGCTCAGCGGCCTCTGGGCGGCGGCGATCATCCTGCCGCTGTATTACTGGGTGGATGCTACCTTCACGCTGCTGAAGCGTGCGCTGCGTGGTGAGAAATTCTGGCAGGCGCATCGCCAGCATTTCTATCAGCAGGCTGCGCGCAAGGCCGGCGCCCATGCCCCGGTGGCGGCGAAGATCGGCGGCCTCAATCTGGCGCTGATCCTGCTGGCGCTGGCGGCGCAAATAGGGCCGCAACCGTGGTCGACGGTGGCGGCCCTGCTGCTCGGCCTGCTGTTCGTGCTGGCGCTCTGCCGGCACTTCCAGGAATAA
- the xerD gene encoding site-specific tyrosine recombinase XerD yields the protein MRAQRHIEAFLEMLGAERGLAKNTLEAYANDLADFAGFLTTREAAPQSVGIEILRAYAQSLSDAGLKPATAARRLSALRQFFKFMASEGIREDDPSALLDAPKRGRPLPKILSEAEVELLLAQVRHQREDPAESARLTALLEILYATGLRVSELVGLRFPPFGDDQRFLLVRGKGNKERLVPLSEVARAAIRDYVQDWRGEFLAPKQLSPWLFPSRGESGHLTRQRFGQLLKELAAAAGINTAKVSPHVLRHAFASHLLAHGADLRAVQKMLGHADISTTQIYTHVLESRKQALVQDHHPLAKGRHGT from the coding sequence ATGCGCGCCCAGCGGCATATCGAGGCCTTCCTCGAAATGCTCGGCGCCGAGCGCGGCCTGGCGAAGAACACGCTGGAAGCCTATGCCAACGACCTGGCCGATTTCGCCGGCTTCCTCACCACGCGCGAAGCCGCCCCGCAGAGCGTCGGCATCGAAATCCTGCGCGCCTATGCGCAAAGCTTGAGCGATGCCGGGTTGAAGCCGGCCACGGCGGCACGGAGGCTTTCGGCCTTGCGGCAATTCTTCAAGTTCATGGCGTCTGAAGGCATTCGCGAGGATGATCCCTCCGCGCTGCTCGATGCGCCAAAGCGCGGCCGGCCGCTGCCGAAAATATTGAGCGAGGCGGAAGTCGAACTGCTGCTGGCGCAGGTGAGGCACCAGCGCGAGGACCCGGCGGAAAGCGCGCGGCTCACGGCGTTGCTGGAAATCCTCTATGCCACCGGACTGCGGGTGAGCGAGCTGGTCGGCCTGCGCTTCCCGCCGTTTGGCGACGACCAGCGTTTCCTGCTGGTGCGCGGCAAGGGCAACAAGGAACGCCTGGTGCCGCTAAGCGAGGTGGCGCGCGCCGCGATCCGCGACTATGTGCAGGACTGGCGCGGCGAATTCCTGGCGCCGAAACAGCTCTCGCCCTGGCTGTTCCCATCACGCGGCGAAAGCGGCCACCTGACGCGGCAGCGTTTCGGCCAGTTGCTGAAGGAGCTGGCCGCCGCCGCCGGCATCAATACTGCGAAAGTATCGCCACATGTGCTGCGCCATGCCTTCGCCAGCCATCTGCTAGCCCATGGCGCCGATCTGCGCGCCGTGCAGAAGATGCTCGGCCATGCCGATATCAGCACCACGCAAATCTACACGCATGTGCTGGAATCGCGGAAACAGGCCCTGGTGCAGGACCATCACCCGCTGGCGAAGGGACGCCACGGCACCTAG
- a CDS encoding HpcH/HpaI aldolase/citrate lyase family protein, with translation MSFKTVTQTTPRLNRCELAVPGSSVKLFEKAAKSAADVVFLDLEDAVAPDDKPQARKNIVQALHDIDWGTKTLSVRINGLDTHYMYRDVVDVVEQAGDKLHLIMVPKVGTAADIYAVDMLLTQIETAKGFTRRIGIEAIIETALGMQNINEIAAASPRLESLHFGVADYAASTRARTTSIGGPNALYGVLTDKDGDKPRDYFWGDMWHYAIARMVVAARANGIRPIDGPFGDFSDAEGYKAQANRAAILGCEGKWAIHPSQIPLANEVYTPPEAEVAKARRILEAMAKAQADGLGAVALDGKLIDIASIRQAEALVKQYELIARG, from the coding sequence ATGAGCTTCAAGACCGTAACCCAGACCACGCCGAGGCTTAACCGTTGCGAGCTGGCGGTGCCTGGCTCCAGCGTCAAACTGTTTGAAAAGGCTGCTAAATCCGCCGCCGATGTGGTGTTCCTGGACCTTGAGGACGCGGTCGCCCCGGACGACAAGCCACAGGCGCGAAAGAATATTGTGCAGGCGCTGCATGACATCGACTGGGGCACCAAGACCCTGAGCGTGCGCATCAACGGCCTGGATACCCATTACATGTACCGCGACGTCGTCGACGTGGTGGAGCAGGCCGGCGACAAGCTGCACCTGATCATGGTGCCGAAGGTGGGCACAGCGGCCGATATCTATGCCGTCGACATGCTGCTGACCCAGATCGAGACCGCCAAGGGCTTCACCCGCCGCATCGGTATCGAAGCGATCATCGAGACCGCGCTTGGCATGCAGAATATCAACGAGATCGCCGCCGCCTCGCCGCGCCTCGAAAGCCTGCATTTCGGCGTTGCCGATTATGCTGCCTCGACCCGCGCCCGCACCACTTCGATCGGCGGCCCGAATGCGCTCTATGGCGTGCTGACCGACAAGGACGGCGACAAGCCGCGCGACTATTTCTGGGGCGACATGTGGCATTACGCCATTGCCCGCATGGTGGTGGCGGCGCGCGCCAACGGCATCCGCCCGATCGACGGCCCGTTCGGCGATTTCTCCGATGCCGAAGGCTACAAGGCGCAGGCTAACCGTGCCGCGATCCTCGGCTGCGAAGGAAAGTGGGCGATTCATCCGAGCCAGATTCCGCTGGCCAACGAGGTCTACACGCCGCCGGAAGCGGAAGTGGCCAAGGCACGCCGCATCCTGGAAGCCATGGCCAAGGCGCAGGCCGATGGCCTTGGCGCCGTGGCGCTGGATGGCAAGCTGATCGACATCGCCTCGATCCGCCAGGCCGAGGCGCTGGTGAAGCAGTACGAACTGATCGCGCGCGGTTAG
- a CDS encoding shikimate kinase, which yields MQPIVPVPLKSLVLVGLMGAGKSSVGKRLASRLGLPFFDADTEIEKAAGASIPDIFAEHGEPAFRDGERRVIARLLEQSPIVLATGGGAFMNAETRARIKERGLSIWLKAELDVLVKRCSRRGNRPLLAGGDMRAVLSRLMDERYPVYADADITVLTGDGPHEGVVERIIATLPPGYVRPVTETAGD from the coding sequence GTGCAACCGATTGTTCCCGTACCGCTGAAGAGTCTGGTCCTGGTCGGCTTGATGGGGGCGGGAAAGAGTTCGGTTGGCAAGCGCCTGGCGTCACGCCTCGGGCTGCCGTTCTTCGATGCCGATACCGAGATCGAGAAAGCCGCCGGCGCCAGCATCCCGGATATTTTCGCCGAGCATGGCGAACCCGCCTTCCGCGATGGCGAGCGCCGCGTCATCGCCCGGCTGCTGGAGCAATCGCCAATCGTGCTGGCCACCGGCGGCGGCGCCTTCATGAATGCCGAGACCCGCGCCCGCATCAAGGAGCGTGGCCTGTCGATCTGGCTCAAGGCGGAACTCGATGTGCTGGTGAAGCGCTGCTCCCGGCGCGGCAACCGGCCGCTGCTGGCTGGCGGCGACATGCGTGCCGTGCTCTCCCGCCTGATGGACGAGCGCTACCCGGTCTATGCCGATGCCGATATCACCGTGCTCACCGGCGATGGCCCGCATGAAGGCGTGGTCGAGCGCATCATTGCCACCTTGCCGCCTGGCTATGTCAGGCCGGTAACCGAGACTGCTGGAGATTGA
- the aroB gene encoding 3-dehydroquinate synthase: MAASHRIRVELGQRGYDIHVGAGLIAQAGALIKPILRRPFTVIVTDENVAPHRLAPLQAALDAAGIQHKSVILPPGEGQKSFAGLERVCTALLSHKVERRDHVIALGGGVIGDLVGFACSILRRGVDFIQIPTTLLSQVDSSVGGKTAINAPQGKNLIGAFHQPRLVLADIDALDTLPLRELRAGYAEVVKYGLLGDADFFAWLEANGAALLAGDKALRAEAVARCCAHKARIVAADEREEGERALLNLGHTFGHALEAETGYSARLLHGEGVAIGMVLAFQLSGRLGLCDPALAARVQRHLDLSGLPARLAAVDGAQNFTVEVLLHHMQQDKKVQDGKLVFILAEAIGRAVQRNDVAPAAVSALLADELAPARQAAGA; encoded by the coding sequence ATGGCCGCTTCCCACCGCATCCGTGTCGAACTCGGCCAGCGTGGCTATGATATCCATGTCGGTGCCGGGCTGATTGCCCAGGCTGGCGCGTTGATAAAGCCGATCCTGCGCCGCCCGTTCACGGTGATCGTGACGGATGAGAATGTCGCGCCGCATCGCCTGGCGCCGCTGCAGGCGGCGCTCGACGCCGCCGGCATCCAGCACAAATCCGTGATCCTGCCGCCGGGCGAGGGGCAGAAAAGCTTTGCCGGCCTGGAGCGCGTCTGCACTGCGCTGCTCAGCCACAAGGTGGAGCGCCGCGACCACGTTATTGCACTTGGCGGCGGCGTGATTGGCGATCTGGTCGGCTTCGCCTGCTCGATCCTGCGCCGCGGCGTCGATTTCATCCAGATTCCCACCACATTGCTGTCGCAGGTCGATAGCAGTGTCGGCGGCAAGACCGCGATCAATGCGCCGCAGGGCAAGAACCTGATCGGCGCCTTCCACCAGCCGCGCCTGGTGCTGGCCGATATCGATGCGCTGGACACACTGCCCTTGCGCGAACTCCGTGCCGGCTATGCCGAAGTTGTGAAATACGGCCTGCTCGGCGATGCCGATTTCTTCGCCTGGCTTGAGGCCAATGGCGCCGCATTGCTCGCCGGCGACAAGGCGCTGCGTGCCGAGGCCGTGGCGCGCTGTTGCGCCCATAAGGCGCGCATCGTCGCGGCTGATGAGCGTGAGGAAGGCGAGCGTGCGCTGCTCAATCTGGGCCACACTTTCGGCCATGCGCTGGAGGCCGAGACTGGCTATTCCGCGCGGCTGCTGCATGGCGAGGGCGTTGCCATCGGCATGGTGCTGGCTTTCCAGCTTTCCGGCCGGCTCGGTCTGTGCGATCCGGCGCTGGCCGCCCGCGTGCAGCGCCATCTTGATCTGAGCGGCCTGCCGGCACGGCTCGCGGCGGTGGATGGCGCGCAGAATTTCACTGTTGAAGTGCTGCTACACCACATGCAGCAGGACAAGAAAGTGCAGGACGGCAAGCTGGTCTTCATCCTGGCGGAAGCCATTGGCCGCGCCGTGCAGCGCAACGATGTCGCCCCGGCGGCGGTGAGCGCATTGCTGGCGGATGAATTGGCGCCGGCGAGGCAAGCAGCCGGCGCATGA
- a CDS encoding transporter associated domain-containing protein — MRGRLLRLARLLRWLRPRKRGDRPPPPEPPTATDVLRSQLEQHAAQGSLVKLERDMLGSILDLDEVPIGDVMVHRRKMEMLDASLPPAEIVAQVLESSHTRIPVWRDEPENVIGVLHAKTLLRELHALHFEIEKLDLKPLLLEPWFVPETTTLREQLNAFRQRRAHFALVVDEYGAILGLVTLEDILEEIVGDIRDEHDRPKRVYRRQADGSVLVDGTATIRQLNRQFDWHLPDEHATTIAGLVLHEAQVIPEAGQVFVFHDFRFEVLRRQRNQITVLKIAPLRSED, encoded by the coding sequence ATGAGGGGACGGCTGCTCCGGCTTGCCCGTCTGTTGCGCTGGCTGCGCCCGCGCAAGCGCGGCGACCGACCGCCGCCGCCCGAACCGCCCACCGCCACCGATGTGCTGCGCAGCCAACTTGAGCAGCACGCTGCCCAGGGCAGCCTGGTCAAGCTCGAACGCGACATGCTCGGCTCGATCCTCGATCTCGACGAGGTGCCGATCGGCGATGTGATGGTGCACCGGCGCAAGATGGAAATGCTGGATGCCAGCCTGCCGCCGGCGGAGATCGTGGCGCAGGTGCTGGAATCGAGCCATACCCGCATCCCGGTCTGGCGCGACGAGCCGGAGAATGTCATCGGCGTGCTGCATGCCAAGACATTGCTGCGTGAACTGCATGCGCTGCATTTCGAGATCGAGAAGCTGGATCTGAAGCCGCTGCTGCTCGAACCCTGGTTCGTGCCGGAAACCACCACGCTCCGCGAACAGCTCAACGCGTTTCGCCAGCGCCGCGCCCATTTCGCACTGGTGGTGGATGAATACGGCGCCATCCTCGGCCTGGTTACGCTGGAAGACATTCTGGAAGAGATCGTTGGCGATATCCGCGACGAGCATGACCGGCCCAAGCGGGTCTACCGCCGCCAGGCCGATGGTTCGGTGCTGGTCGATGGCACGGCAACCATTCGCCAGCTCAACCGGCAATTCGACTGGCATCTGCCCGACGAGCATGCCACCACAATCGCCGGCCTGGTGCTGCATGAAGCCCAGGTGATCCCGGAGGCCGGGCAGGTTTTTGTGTTTCACGATTTCCGTTTCGAGGTGCTGCGCCGCCAGCGCAACCAGATCACGGTATTGAAAATCGCGCCGCTGCGCTCCGAGGATTAG
- a CDS encoding AEC family transporter — translation MAMFAEIFAVIAPIFVLAGLGFIWAKRGLAFPMDAIGQLATHIGTPCLVISTLLKAELPRAELGWMALSAVSATLCFVVIGFFALRLLGLPWRSYLAPMAFPNSGNAGLSLCLFAFGAPGLALGLVCFALNSFCNFSIGQALYAGRGNWIGLLRAPVIYAVPIGVLGNQFQVELPLFLMRSLETAGAITIPLMLLTLGVSLASLRVQDLRNALTLTALRLGMGFAVGLALTWAFGMTGVARGVLIIQCAMPVAVINVIFAVRYARDATAVAGLVVVSTLVSFATLPLLLLIALG, via the coding sequence ATGGCGATGTTCGCGGAAATCTTCGCCGTCATCGCACCGATCTTCGTGCTGGCCGGCCTGGGCTTCATCTGGGCCAAGCGCGGCCTGGCCTTTCCGATGGATGCCATCGGCCAGCTCGCCACCCATATCGGCACGCCCTGCCTGGTGATTTCCACCCTGCTGAAGGCGGAATTGCCGCGCGCCGAATTGGGCTGGATGGCGCTGTCGGCGGTTTCCGCCACCCTATGCTTCGTGGTCATCGGCTTCTTCGCGCTGCGGCTGCTGGGTTTGCCCTGGCGCAGCTATCTGGCGCCGATGGCCTTCCCGAATAGCGGCAATGCCGGGCTATCGCTCTGCCTGTTCGCCTTCGGCGCACCGGGCCTGGCGCTGGGTCTGGTCTGCTTCGCGCTGAACTCGTTCTGCAATTTCTCCATCGGCCAGGCGCTCTATGCCGGGCGCGGCAACTGGATCGGGCTGCTGCGCGCGCCGGTGATCTATGCCGTGCCGATTGGCGTGCTCGGCAACCAGTTCCAGGTCGAATTGCCACTGTTCCTGATGCGCAGCCTGGAAACCGCGGGCGCCATCACCATCCCGCTGATGCTGCTAACGCTCGGCGTCTCGCTCGCCAGCCTGCGGGTGCAGGATCTGCGCAACGCGCTTACCCTCACGGCTTTGCGTCTCGGCATGGGCTTCGCGGTCGGTCTGGCGCTGACTTGGGCCTTCGGCATGACCGGCGTGGCGCGCGGCGTGCTGATCATCCAATGCGCCATGCCGGTGGCGGTGATCAACGTGATCTTCGCGGTGCGCTATGCCCGCGATGCCACCGCCGTGGCCGGCCTGGTGGTGGTTTCCACCCTGGTCTCGTTCGCCACCTTGCCGCTGTTGCTGCTGATCGCCCTGGGATAG
- a CDS encoding J domain-containing protein, translating into MARARSARQTHFIEHEAESAEGLGTHLRTCDHPECRREGRFPAPKSREPRDGRFWFCLEHVRQYNLGWDFFRGMTPEEVEDYQREDMLGHRPTWTFGTKAPSGEEPQVWVKDDLGILADVGIVLNGGRRRPGPEPVFEPREREALQELDFDLQALKPPLRWADIKAQYKLMVKRYHPDANGGDREAEERLKSINQAYAYLESRGYT; encoded by the coding sequence ATGGCACGGGCACGATCGGCACGGCAGACGCATTTCATCGAGCACGAGGCGGAATCCGCCGAGGGTCTCGGTACGCATCTGCGCACCTGCGACCATCCGGAATGCCGCCGCGAAGGGCGTTTTCCGGCGCCGAAAAGCCGCGAGCCACGCGATGGCCGCTTCTGGTTCTGCCTCGAACATGTGCGGCAATACAATCTCGGCTGGGATTTCTTCCGCGGCATGACGCCGGAAGAAGTCGAGGATTATCAGCGCGAGGACATGCTGGGCCACCGCCCGACCTGGACCTTCGGCACCAAGGCGCCCAGCGGCGAGGAACCGCAGGTCTGGGTCAAGGACGATCTCGGCATCCTGGCCGATGTCGGCATCGTGCTGAATGGCGGCCGGCGCCGCCCCGGGCCGGAGCCGGTTTTCGAGCCGCGCGAGCGCGAGGCCCTGCAGGAGCTGGATTTCGACCTGCAGGCGCTGAAACCGCCGCTGCGCTGGGCCGACATCAAGGCGCAATACAAGCTCATGGTGAAACGCTACCACCCGGACGCCAATGGCGGCGACCGCGAGGCAGAAGAGCGGCTGAAAAGCATCAACCAAGCCTATGCGTACCTGGAATCCCGGGGCTATACTTAG